The following nucleotide sequence is from Dromaius novaehollandiae isolate bDroNov1 chromosome Z, bDroNov1.hap1, whole genome shotgun sequence.
GTTATCTCACAGAATAAACAAGCATGccttgtttgcttctttttttcccttacacAGATCATGCTGAATTAATTCCAGAATTGATTTAAAAACAGTTGACTCACTTTTAGATATTGTAAGCCTgaagaagttttttcctgcttccaggcatattttaaaaagaataagaggTTACCGCTTCTAAGATAATATTTTGTGATTTATCACTTTCACAGTACTACAAACTTAACATTCCAAAATAAGATATGTCATCACAGTAGCTGAGTTCTTTCAGGCTTAACTTGCTACCGTGCCCAATTTTGTAAGCATTGCTGGTAAAGGATATCCTAAATGACCTGCATAAACAACGTTCTTGGTTTTACACCATAACGCTTCACTGATTTTTAGGTTTCCTCGAAAAACAGCTTCTAGTGATGCATTCCTCCAGAACGTCTTGCTCCCCAGGTCTATCAAAGAATGTCTGTGCATTGCTGACAATTCCAAATTTCTACTAAGAAATACAATGCAGATTAGCAATGCAAATACTGTCAAAGGGTTTAGTATCTGAACATTAAGGATGAGACCACCTATCTTAACTACAGCAAGACAAGGATCAAGAATATAAAGTGCACATTTGCTCAATCAGTAAATTTACATAACTAGAAACACTTCCATATGAAAATCCTGAAATAAAGTTAGGCTTTATACCTCTGTCTACATTTCAGCTGAATGCTCACATTAAATTTAGAATGTTTAGTTGAACTCTAAGCAAAACAGTTGTCACTGCTAAAGGCTTTAAATAGATTTCTGAAGTACAGTTTTAATTAGCATCTAACACTAAAAGACACAACCAAAACCTAGATTAACTATATTTGATGTTTCTTAAAGTTCAGTTGTCTCTAATTCTGGCATTGAATCATTTCTGAACCATTCTTTTTTCACACAGCAGCTGATGTTCCTAGAATAACTTCACTGGTGTAAGACACCTTTGCATCACTACAGTCACAGAAGTGTTCCAAGGGTTATATTGCTTTATTTATAACAGTGTAGTTACTGCAGTACAGCCTTCGTAGCCAAGTTAATGTTCTTTATTCAATATCACAGCCCTTCAGGTTGAAGATACTAATTCAACAGAATAATGTAAGTTAGAGGACATTACAAACATTATTTCCAGGTTTCTACTTCTTAGAATAAAACTCACTGAACTGTGTCTAGGTTCCTTTCACAGCTATGCAACTGATTTCCTGTGTGAGTTTAAGCAAGCATCTTCTTCACAATTTTGCCTCCTATTTCTAGTTTGCCTTGATTAAACTCTATACACTCTGTGGAagtagaaacaacaaaaaagcatctTATTCTTAGCCGATGACAGTATGTATAGTTAGAAGGAACACAATAAGCTAATATAAGCTCCTAAAATACAGAGTCCCATGAGCTGCTGAAATAAGCATCACATAAATTTGGTTTAGCACATTAATTCTGAAACTTCTGTGGTCACCAGTTCAATGCTATTCATTATTTCCCAATCACCTTTCAAGAGTGTCACAGGCCTGTATGTTTATCCACTTTCAGGAACCTATGACACATATTACACTGCAAGACTTAAGAACTTACTTCTCACAAGTCAAACAGCAAATGAACCCCgtattttccaaaaaataagaGTAGGCACCGTTTTCTTCTGTATAAAAAGTAGACATTTCTGTCAAACGCTTGATCACATCACATGGCTCCACTCTGAGCAGTAACGCTGTACCCAGGCAGCATTAACACAAACCTTGTCCAAATCAGGCATCAGTAGATGACTGGATTTGTCAAACTAACCAAAGCACATGATGCAGAGCTTATGTTGGCTTGAAGCCACACACAGGAATCTAGCACACTAATGCTAAATCCTTCCACATTAGTATGAATTACACTTGTCCAGGACCTTTAGTAATACATCACAAATGGGAGTAAGTTAAATTTTCCACCCCCTTCCCCAATTACATTGGAATCCCATTATCAAATTCTGAAGTGTACTAGGCTACctataaagtttaaaaaaaggccAAGATACATAAAAAAAATTTGGTCTCTTACACTGAATTAGTTAcctatttacattttattcttcATATTTAGTTCCAGGAATGGTATTACACCACTagtttcagacaaaaataaagtTCTAGATCTTGAATGCTAGATCTTCTGAATACATTGTTCACAATGAGCTCTACATTAAGGAAAGCTGTATACTTTGAGAACAAAGCCTGAAAATGTGGAACATTAAGCCACTAACAGTTTCTCATCATCTGCTACCACTGTTGCACATACTGAAGTCAGAACTGCTGACCATCCTATGAATGCTTTATATAAAGCCTGATTTCTATCAATTCAAGTCACATTTGTAAGTCATACAGCAGAGTAACTTGCACAGAGATCATTTTACTACCTggagaggcagaaaggaaggagtTTCTAGTATTACTGAACTGTAATAGGAAGCTGCTGTAAGTAGTCCCAGAAGAAACCAAACCatacctaaaaaaaaattaacacacaaCTAGAGCTTTCAAGCATGCTCTGCTgagcagaggagagggaggaaaggagcgGACCCTCAGGTCTGAATGCTGCTGAACAGCATGTTTAAGTTGATGCAGTATGAAAAAAAACTGCTTAGTGCTTCACATAAGAGAAtaatcaatttaaaaaacatCTGCTGTTAAGTGACTGAAGTGTAGGCAGAGACTAAGGAGTATCAATGGTTTAACTCAAGGTGATACTCATTTTTTCCGTATTATACCCAACACTGGAAGAATCTTCCTATCAGACTAATACAAGCCTGCTATTGACTGTTCTTAGCAGCTTATTATCTTAAGTCAAAAAGTTTGAAAGAAACCAGTACacacaaatactttttattttatttaaaaaattattggAAACAGGGGTAcaaatattttaactgtttttatcAAGGCTGGAATTTTGGAACCTATTAGCAATACAGCACAAAGCCTCTATGCAGTTTTTCAGAATTCCAACTGCAGCTCACTTTAAGTATAAGACACTACCCCTTTTTTCCTACACAGTTCAAAGCATGCCCCAGCTGAACTAAAATTATTACATCCTTCCTTTGATAAGGAATTCCAGACATTAATTCCCAGTGCCTTCAATGTAAGCCCTCCCTCCAAGTACACATCAAGAGGGAAGTGAAGACTGATACACCAAGAACTTCCCTGCATTACAGAATCAGTCAAGCAGGcccttttcaaagcacttttgcCACATTAATCTCCACAGCTACAGCcccaaagcatttcttttgcaCTATCCAGTGTCATGACCACCTTATTAGGCATCTTTCCCATATTCTTCCACAAACTGAAGATTCTAAGAATTTAAGCTCCTTTCCCATCTCCTGCCCTTTTGAGCCAGCAAGATGCAGACATTTAATAACTCTTGACCCACTCCCAAACACTGCCCCTAAAACAGGTTATTAAGCTACATGTTCTCACAGTTTTCAGCACATATTGCTACAGCCTCAGCTAGCCCCATGAGCTACAATACCCTGAATTCACAAATTTATCttgctactgaaaaaaacatacatCCATTCTTGTCTTAAAAATAAGCATGGTTTAAAAGTTACAAACTTCTCAGATGCTCAGTGAGAGAAAAACCTGCATCATAAAACAAAGGAACAAGCAAAACTTAATCCAAGATGCTGTCTTATATGACAAGAGTGGAGCTGCCCTTGACCTAGTTAAATAGGAACTGAAAAGTCTATACTTTGATTTCTGAGAGCATTTCTTCCAAGAGGCCTGATTAAAAAAGTTTGCATGCAGAGATTGTCCTGATTTAGTACTTACAATGCAGTCATCAGTGCTGTATTTACAGACAAAATGACTAACCAAAAAGTTACCATGAGCAAAGACATGAGGCTAGATCAATTGCCACAACTCAGATTCTTTTACTTTACTGAAACCTGACATTGCTTTTTCTAAGCATCTCATCTGCATGCTAGCACTGTAATCCTCTTTGGCCAAGGCTTCAAGAGACTAAACACTATGCTATCAAGATATACAGACTGCCTCTAAAAGATTTATAAATAGGATGTAACATGCTACCTCAACCAAGCTCTAAAAGAACAGTCAATTTTACCTGAAACATATTCTCATCTCTGTTACTGCTTTGCTTAGAAGAAGCTGCACCTTTTGAACTTTCACcagtcttttgtttctttacaggcTTTTCTGGAGCTGCTTGCTTTTTCCGCTTTGCCTTGgagcaagaataaaaaaaaagaagtgtttaaaCCACATTCTATTAGTTACAAATAAGTTAAGAGGCTTACTATCATGCAATACACACTATCACCTTCCTTGCACAAAGGCAGGACTCGAATACTGTATGCTTAtactaaactttttaaaaaatgctccaAATTAGCCTAATTCTGTTCCCAGTGAAGTCTACCACAATACTTTGACTCCAAGCAGAGTTGAATTGGGTCAAAAATACACTTCAAAAACCTTATCCTTTCTGCACAGCAATACTGCCAGTTTAGATTTTTTTAGTAAGCAAATTGAAAGTCTGACAAAAGTTTCAGCCACCTTTACGAGTACAACACAAGTTACACAACAGCCAACAATTCttctagaaaagaagaaaaataatggatGAGATAATGAAGAAAGGAACTGCAAATCACCTCCATCAGAGCagcatgtttgtttttatatcaCAGTCCAATCTCAGACCACAGCATGATAAACAAAGGCGTTCTTAAACTGTTTAGATAGTATCATCTGTGAATCAGATTAGTTGCAGATACTACAAAGTTACTATTTTTACTAATAGTTATATAGTAACCATGCTGGGCTTCCTCAGAAGCCAGTGATACACAGATACAAAAAATTAGTTGCATTTGCTAGACATATAGAGGAACAGCTGCAACAAATACAGGTTACCATTAGAAAACATACTGCCCATTGAAGAAAAGACTATTTGACTATGACTTTGAGAATACATTTGCCTACCAAAAAACATTACCTGACCAACATTAAGATTTGACATAATGCCTAATTTGGTAAGTTCAACTGAGTCACATTTCAACCAGTTCAGTAAAGGTACAGACTGAGCCTCTTCACATGTCACATAAGAGACCTATGACTGCATTACCACATAGTATTTCTTAGGATAAACAGTGATGTAACTTTGGCATATTTGTTCATGATTGGTACACCTATAAAAACACGAAGCaaatagctattaaaaataattgggAACACTCgatttatgcatttaaaaaaaatagttatcaGCAAACGTTAAAATTAATCAACTTAAAAGACATTCTGGTTGGCTTGGCTTGTAAGTGAGAAACTAGCAGATGGTATTACAGCAAACAAAAGAatctgaaacagagaaaaagaacatgcaaaCAAGATAAGCAAGTGGCATAGGGATGACGGGGCAGGTggaggttttttggtttgggcTTGGCAAGTAATCCAGAAACCAAAATGAGGGGGCCTCAAAATTAGTCTGAATTCTTGCCACCAGGGGCAGCTTATACAGAACCCTTCTATCTCTTCCCACAAAAAAGTGAAGAATTCCAGGAAGCTTGTGGCTAGATATACCATATGGAAAAATCTGCAGAAGTCAAAACacaaacttaagaaaaaaagttcaCTGCACAGTAAAAAGCATTTTATCTACCAAATCCCTAATCTCAGTTTTTAAAAGGTCTGATAAATCATATTGAATAGCATGCATTTTATGACATAATGCACACCTACTTCCTTTACccaagccggggggggggggggggggtagttaCCACAGTAGTAATCAACTGTGTATAATGTTCACCTTTTTGTCAACTTCACTATCTGAATCACTGGCAGATGAGCTTGAAGACACAAGTTCCTTTGACTTAGGCATTCTAGGAAAAAAGATAGCATTAGAATACTATATAAAAAATACATCCCATTATGGCTGGAAAGCACTCTTCAAACCCGTTTGGAAATTCTCTCTTACTAAAATCCCCCCTACAGACCCAGTTCTGCATTTTGATATAAGCTTCAATACATGCTATGGATGCAATCCCAAACATCCTTTTGTGtatctcttccctttttttgctaCAACTGCCTTAAACACAGTTTTGGTTTCCAAATTGTTtagaaaaagacaattttttcaaCAGTTTTAATTGCCCCAAGTATGGTAGAAACCATTAGGGGAAAAGTATAGCTCAGCACAGTACTATTCTCAACTTGAATTTTCAATACTACATTCATAAATTATTGAGGGCCACACCATTACCTACATCTTGTTGGGTATTTTGCATAGTTGGATTTGCAAGTAACAGCTGTGTGATCATTATACATGAAGCTAGAAGTTACTACCATTAACGCAGAAGTCTGAAAAAACACCTTAGATTACAATGAACTACAGCATTACAATTAATTTTTCTACTGCAGCTTTAAAACTTCAATCACTAGAGCCTATTCATTTACCAAACAAGCATTCAACTTTCCTTGAATGCATGCTGCCAGGTGTGCTTCTACATCTCTCTACTATGCAAACATGTGGTTAGATATAGCAGTTGAACATCTTGCCTACTACTAGGAACTCTTTGTGACAAAGAAATAGCTCATTTGTTCTTTCAGCATAAAAATAGGCATCACAGAAAGGAACAGCTTGTTGTAAAATATACTCCAGCTAGGGAAAGCTATGAAAGGAGTAAAGAAATGCATgtcaggagaggaaaaggaatacCACGTACAAAGAAAAAGACCAGGTTTTAATAATGGCAACAGATAAATGCGGTTCTAAAGTGGGGCAGGTTCTAGCATAACAGCTTCGAGCACAATGAGGGAAGCTGTAGCACTGAGATGGAACAGGGAAACACATACAGGCTACACTGCAGGATGGAGACAGAGGAGAGCTAGAACAGGACAACACAAAAATAAGCACAGCAATACCAAGAAATGGGGGAGCCGGACAAGGAAGAGACTGCTACATGGAGCATTAGCAGGGGATAACCCCAGAGCCCGCCTTAGGATGAGAGAGGGACAATATGGAGGAAGGTGGGGGCGGAAAttggaggagagagaaatggggggaggaggtgggagccCCTCGGGAGAGGCTGGCAGGCAGAGCGTGGGGAGCCACCGAAGCACCGGGGAGAGTGAGGGCAGAATAAGACGGGCCAGACAGTGGACggagaaaagggagaggaggaagacaaGCTAGGACGGGCTGGGAACACCAGGTAGGCGGATCCCAGCCGccattttcctcccctcttcctctcttttctatgGCTCGCTTTGCCCCCCAGG
It contains:
- the LOC135325104 gene encoding activated RNA polymerase II transcriptional coactivator p15 — encoded protein: MPKSKELVSSSSSASDSDSEVDKKAKRKKQAAPEKPVKKQKTGESSKGAASSKQSSNRDENMFQIGKMRYVSVRDFKGKVLIDIREYWMDQEGEMKPGRKGISLNPEQWNQLKEQISDIDDAVRKL